From Clarias gariepinus isolate MV-2021 ecotype Netherlands chromosome 2, CGAR_prim_01v2, whole genome shotgun sequence, one genomic window encodes:
- the LOC128515570 gene encoding trace amine-associated receptor 7d-like, whose protein sequence is MNLTELNQSSLCEQFSCSERTLSPAVYFLLYVCAAVVVLLTVCGNLLIIITVCYFRQLHTPTNMLVLSLAISDFLVGLFVMPFHFTWLIESCWMFGHIFCIVFNFFSFQLTSVSVGNVVLIALDRYMALSNPFLYLKDVTSTIVNTLICLSWVFSFLYNFVFFYMNRNLTDLLLCPGECHINPLNEASSLVDLMFIVIIPCGLMLILYFQIFVIARKHATAIRELNQTIKDFSQNISDAMKSERKAAKVLSILIFVFLACLVPYYICTLIKSNSPSYIMNDILILFYLNSSVNPVIYALFYSWFQKCTKMILTCKILHTDCSIVNVL, encoded by the coding sequence ATGAATCTAACAGAATTGAATCAATCCAGTCTCTGTGAGCAGTTTTCCTGTTCAGAGAGAACTTTATCTCCTGCAGTTTATTTCTTACTGTACGTATGTGCAGCAGTTGTGGTTCTACTAACCGTTTGTGGAAATCTACTCATTATCATCACTGTGTGTTACTTCAGGCAGCTTCACACACCTACAAACATGCTTGTGCTCTCTCTGGCTATATCAGATTTCTTGGTTGGACTTTTTGTGATGCCATTCCATTTCACATGGCTGATTGAGTCGTGTTGGATGTTTGGACACATTTTTTGCATCGTGTTCAATTTTTTTAGTTTCCAGCTCACGAGTGTGTCAGTGGGAAATGTGGTTCTAATCGCTTTGGATCGTTACATGGCTTTAAGTAATCCATTTCTGTACCTAAAGGATGTTACATCTACAATTGTTAACACTCTGATATGTTTGTCGTGggtgttttcatttttgtacaactttgtgtttttttatatgaacaGAAACTTGACAGATTTATTGCTGTGTCCTGGTGAATGTCATATCAATCCACTGAATGAAGCTAGCTCATTAGTTGATCTTATGTTCATTGTCATCATTCCTTGTGGTTTAATGCTCATTTTATACTTCCAGATCTTTGTAATTGCGAGAAAGCATGCAACCGCTATACGAGAACTTAATCAAACTATAAAAGATTTTTCCCAAAATATCTCAGATGCAATGAAATCTGAAAGAAAGGCTGCTAAAGTGCTGAGTATTCTCATTTTTGTGTTTCTGGCATGTTTGGTGCCATATTATATCTGCACTTTAATAAAAAGTAACTCGCCATCATACATCATGaatgatattttaattcttttttatctGAATTCATCTGTTAACCCTGTAATCTATGCCCTGTTTTATTCCTGGTTTCAGAAATGCACAAAAATGATTTTAACTTGCAAAATACTTCACACAGATTGTTCTATTGTGAATGTACTATAA
- the LOC128545331 gene encoding trace amine-associated receptor 13c-like: protein MNLTEFIQSDRCVHFSCPERTVSLAVYILLYICSAAVVLLTVCGNLLVIISVFHFKHLHTPTNTLVLSLAVSDFLIGTLLLPSMLIWTIESCWIFGRDLCTGVWLIGGLLFLVSIYNIALISVDRYFALSKPFLYTNKISRKMMCTVVYCNWFVCLAYNIAFYYFNGNFTNYLICPGQCYYFLKEAWTIIDLVIMLIFPLSVIIILYTLVFVIAKKHATAIRELNNQTQPKTQKSSSHSVKSERKAAKILGILVSVFLACLLPYFLCSIFGNVIKIPADAFRKVMILVYLNSSINPFIYGLFYPWFRKCIKLIITLRIFQKDSELINVLS from the coding sequence ATGAACCTGACAGAGTTTATTCAGTCTGATCGCTGTGTGCATTTCTCCTGTCCAGAGAGAACTGTATCTCTTGCAGTTTACATCTTACTCTACATTTGTTCAGCTGCTGTGGTTCTTCTAACAGTTTGTGGAAATCTGCTCGtcatcatctctgtttttcatttcaaaCACCTTCATACACCAACAAACACACTTGTGCTCTCTCTGGCTGTGTCAGATTTTCTCATTGGCACTCTACTACTGCCGTCAATGTTGATCTGGACGATTGAATCATGCTGGATTTTTGGAAGAGATTTGTGTACTGGTGTATGGTTAATTGGTGGTCTCCTTTTTCTTGTATCTATCTATAATATTGCTCTGATCTCCGTGGATCGATATTTCGCTCTCTCAAAGCCATttctttacacaaacaaaatcTCTAGGAAGATGATGTGCACTGTAGTTTATTGTAACTGGTTTGTGTGTCTGGCATATAACATAGCATTCTATTATTTTAATGGAAACTtcacaaattatttaatttgtccTGGACAGTGCTATTACTTTCTAAAAGAGGCCTGGACTATAATTGACCTtgtaataatgttaatatttccACTTTCTGTCATAATCATATTGTATACTCTGGTTTTTGTAattgctaagaaacatgccactgctatcAGGGAGCTTAATAATCAAACACAgccaaaaacacagaaaagctCCTCACACTCAGTTaaatctgagagaaaagcagctaaaaTCCTTGgcattttagtgtctgtgttCTTGGCCTGTTTACTCCCATATTTCCTTTGCAGTATATTTggaaatgtcattaaaataccAGCAGATGCATTTCGTAAGGTCATGATCTTGGTTTATCTTAACTCCAGcattaatccatttatttatggtCTGTTTTACCCGTGGTTTAGGAAgtgcattaaattaattataacttTGCGGATATTTCAAAAAGACTCGGAATTAatcaatgttctttcataa